One region of Brassica napus cultivar Da-Ae chromosome A10, Da-Ae, whole genome shotgun sequence genomic DNA includes:
- the LOC106369528 gene encoding terpenoid synthase 1 — protein sequence MIDDTCDRYGSVLEVADLVHCVERWAPDCADSLPEYMKTVFKFAWNVFKECESEGISEEGLSFNVQGLLEEFKIYLRANLCFAEWAHTDVVPTFDEYLEIGGVEVSMQVSIAGSLLGLGKTAREEGYKWLKSRPKYVEAQAKRGRLMNDMPGFEDDKSRGYNANAINYYMKQYGVTEEEAFSEIQNMVRALDKILNEEFLKESATVPRKILKLAANFGKMVVFSYRTGEEYTNPDGIFKEHITSLFVNLIRL from the exons ATGATTGACGACACATGTGATAGATATGGGTCTGTTTTGGAAGTTGCAGATCTTGTTCATTGCGTTGAAAG GTGGGCTCCAGATTGCGCAGACAGTTTACCAGAATATATGAAAACCGTTTTCAAGTTTGCTTGGAATGTTTTCAAAGAGTGTGAAAGCGAGGGCATATCTGAAGAAGGCTTATCATTCAATGTGCAAGGTTTACTTGAAGAG TTCAAGATATACTTAAGAGCCAACCTTTGCTTCGCGGAATGGGCACACACAGACGTGGTGCCTACATTTGATGAATACTTGGAGATTGGAGGAGTCGAAGTCTCGATGCAAGTATCTATAGCAGGCAGTTTGCTTGGGCTGGGAAAAACTGCTAGG GAAGAAGGTTATAAGTGGTTAAAATCCAGACCAAAATACGTCGAGGCTCAGGCTAAAAGGGGTCGTCTGATGAATGACATGCCCGGGTTCGAG GATGATAAGAGCAGAGGGTATAACGCAAACGCCATCAACTACTATATGAAGCAGTACGGGGTTACAGAAGAGGAAGCATTTTCGGAGATTCAGAACATGGTTAGGGCCTTGGATAAGATTCTGAACGAGGAGTTCTTGAAAGAATCAGCGACAGTTCCGCGCAAAATCTTAAAACTTGCGGCTAATTTTGGAAAAATGGTAGTTTTTAGCTACAGAACAGGCGAAGAATACACTAACCCAGACGGAATATTCAAAGAGCACATCACCTCTTTGTTCGTCAATCTTATTCGCCTTTGA
- the LOC106371248 gene encoding 21.7 kDa class VI heat shock protein encodes MTSSSGSLKLEIHTEDKTLGKWSVPLSEEVFWRFLSGAGGSEKAVFSEGSIFSPFLFGKYFDPSDAFPLWEFEADVLLASLRSVGQCRVDWSQADQTYALISDLPVVGKNNVQVYVDVKGKMMEISGQWNINKKTAASGDWRSGRWWEYGYVRRLELPGDADPQNSEAFLSNKDDYSLLEIIIPKINSKNKF; translated from the exons atgacGAGTAGTAGTGGAAGCCTCAAACTAGAGATCCATACCGAAGACAAGACGCTAGGAAAGTGGAGCGTACCGCTCAGCGAGGAAGTTTTCTGGAGGTTCTTAAGCGGTGCAGGAGGCTCGGAGAAGGCTGTGTTCAGCGAGGGATCTATTTTCAGCCCGTTCTTGTTCGGGAAGTACTTTGATCCGTCAGATGCGTTTCCATTGTGGGAATTCGAGGCAGATGTTTTGCTAGCAAGCCTCAGGAGCGTAGGACAGTGTAGAGTCGATTGGTCGCAAGCCGACCAAACTTATGCCCTTATATCTGACCTCCCCG tGGTGGGGAAAAATAACGTGCAGGTGTACGTGGATGTTAAAGGAAAAATGATGGAGATTAGTGGCCAATGGAACATTAATAAGAAAACGGCGGCCAGCGGCGACTGGAGAAGCGGCCGGTGGTGGGAATACGGCTACGTCCGCCGTCTAGAGCTTCCCGGCGATGCCGACCCCCAAAACTCCGAAGCTTTCCTTTCCAACAAAGACGACTACTCTTTGTTAGAGATCATAATCCCCAAGATTAATTCTAAGAACAAATTCTAA
- the LOC106371247 gene encoding kinesin-like protein KIN-14N, which translates to MVGAMANNGRIRSAFPVTNGSKDLTPNSAPASTAGSEYGPVEFSREDVEALLNERIKYKSKFNYKERCENMMDYIKRLRLCIRWFQELELDYAFEQEKLKNALEMNEKHCADMETSLRNKEEELNMIIEELRKNFESAQIQLAKEQTEKLAANDSLGKEKEARLAVEKAQAGLTEELGKAQGELQTANQRIQSVNDMYKLLQEYNSSLQLYNSKLQGDLDEAHETIKRGEKERTAIVENIGNLKGQFSALQDQLAASKASQDDIMKQKAELVNEVASLKLELQQAKDERDHHLTELKTLQTEAAKYNDFKDTIAELEATCSSQSSQIRELQDQLVSSDRQLQMSDLTTFEKMNEFEEQKQTIIDLKSRVEEAELKFVEGEKLRKKLHNTILELKGNIRVFCRVRPLLPGENNGDEGKTISYPASLELLGRGIDLMQNAQKHSFTFDKVFVPNTSQEGVFIEISQLVQSALDGYKVCIFAYGQTGSGKTYTMMGKPGNVEEKGLIPRCLEQIFETRQSLRSQGWKYELQVSMLEIYNETIRDLLSTNKEAVRTDNGVSPQKHAIKHDAHGNTHVAELTILDVKSSREVSFLLDHAARNRSVGKTQMNEQSSRSHFVFTLRISGVNESTEQQVQGVLNLIDLAGSERLSKSGSTGDRLKETQAINKSLSSLGDVIFALGKKEDHIPFRNSKLTYLLQPCLGGDSKTLMFVNIAPESSSTGESLCSLRFAARVNACEIGTPRRQTNIKQLDRLSLG; encoded by the exons ATGGTGGGGGCGATGGCAAACAATGGAAGAATCCGGTCAGCTTTTCCGGTGACAAATGGGTCAAAAGATCTGACGCCGAACAGTGCTCCGGCGAGCACGGCGGGATCTGAGTATGGTCCGGTTGAGTTCAGTAGAGAAGACGTTGAAGCTCTTCTTAATGAGCGAATCAAGTACAAAAGCAAGTTCAACTACaag GAGAGATGTGAGAATATGATGGATTATATAAAAAGACTTAGACTTTGCATTAGATGGTTTCAAGAACTTGAGTTGGATTATGCTTTTGAGCAAGAGAAGTTGAAGAACGCCTTGGAAATGAATGAGAAGCATTGTGCTGATATGG AGACTAGCTTGAGAAACAAAGAAGAGGAGCTGAATATGATAATTGAGGAGCTGAGGAAGAACTTTGAATCTGCTCAAATTCAGCTTGCCAAGGAACAGACAGAGAAGTTG GCTGCAAATGATTCTCTTGGGAAAGAGAAAGAAGCAAGACTTGCTGTTGAGAAGGCACAAGCTGGTCTCACAGAAGAGCTTGGAAAAGCACAAGGAGAGCTTCAAACTGCTAATCAAAGA ATACAATCAGTGAATGACATGTACAAACTGTTGCAAGAGTATAACTCAAGCTTGCAGCTGTACAACAGCAAGCTACAAGGTGATCTTGATGAAGCTCACGAAACCATAAAACGCGGCGAGAAAGAAAGGACTGCCATTGTTGAAAACATTGGCAACTTGAAGGGTCAATTCTCAGCATTGCAGGATCAACTTGCTGCTTCTAAG GCCTCTCAAGATGATATCATGAAGCAGAAAGCTGAATTGGTAAACGAAGTTGCGAGTCTCAAACTGGAGCTTCAACAGGCTAAAGATGAACGTGATCACCATTTAACAGAATTAAAAACTTTACAAACCGAGGCAGCCAAGTACAATGACTTCAAAGACACCATAGCAGAGCTTGAG GCCACGTGTTCTTCCCAGAGTAGCCAGATACGAGAGTTGCAAGATCAACTAGTATCTTCTGATAGGCAACTGCAG ATGTCTGATCTAACCACATTTGAGAAAATGAATGAGTTTGAAGAGCAGAAGCAAACCATTATCGATCTGAAAAGTCGTGTAGAAGAAGCAGAACTTAAATTCGTGGAAGGAGAAAAGCTACGGAAGAAGTTGCACAATACTATTCTT GAACTGAAAGGGAACATACGTGTGTTCTGTAGAGTAAGACCTCTACTGCCAGGAGAGAACAATGGTGATGAGGGGAAAACCATATCTTACCCAGCATCACTAGAACTACTTGGTCGTGGTATAGACTTGATGCAAAACG CACAAAAGCATTCGTTCACATTTGATAAGGTCTTTGTGCCTAATACATCACAAGAAGGCGTTTTCATAGAGATTTCTCAACTTGTTCAAAGTGCTCTCGATGGTTACAAGGTGTGCATTTTTGCGTATGGACAAACCGGTTCGGGCAAGACTTACACAATGATGGGTAAGCCAGGGAACGTCGAGGAGAAAGGACTGATCCCTCGTTGTCTGGAGCAAATATTTGAAACGAGGCAGTCTCTTCGTTCTCAAGGTTGGAAGTACGAACTGCAG GTTTCTATGTTGGAGATATACAATGAAACGATCAGAGACCTCTTGTCGACGAACAAAGAAGCGGTGAGAACAGACAATGGTGTTTCTCCGCAGAAACATGCTATCAAACATGATGCTCATGGGAACACACATGTCGCTGAGCTTACTATTTTGGATGTTAAAAGCTCTCGAGAGGTTTCATTCCTCTTAGACCACGCTGCTCGTAACAG ATCGGTAGGGAAGACACAGATGAACGAGCAGTCTTCAAGAAGCCATTTTGTATTCACACTAAGAATCTCTGGTGTCAACGAG AGCACTGAGCAACAAGTACAAGGGGTCTTGAACCTGATTGATCTTGCGGGGAGTGAGCGTTTATCAAAGAGTGGATCAACCGGAGATAGACTCAAAGAAACTCAG GCAATCAACAAAAGCCTGTCGTCTCTTGGGGATGTCATTTTCGCATTAGGAAAAAAGGAAGATCATATTCCATTCCGAAACTCTAAGCTGACTTATCTTCTCCAG CCTTGCTTAGGAGGTGACTCAAAGACACTAATGTTTGTGAACATTGCTCCGGAATCTTCTTCAACCGGTGAGTCTCTTTGCTCGCTTAGATTCGCAGCGAGAGTAAATGCTTGTGAGATTGGAACTCCACGAAGGCAGACTAACATCAAACAACTGGATCGTTTGAGCCTCGGATGA